The Tenacibaculum jejuense genome includes a window with the following:
- a CDS encoding TonB-dependent receptor, giving the protein MIKARVSLIFVLFSLFLFAQKEKEVPLLKVLNSIEKNFNIKFSFSEEVIKNKSIKLNDKQELLSVIISQIESRTGLEVKKINDRYYTITQKTDNIKICGYIFDEKSNTALADAAVFTKTKGVGTDTKGYFELKGLKAKDTVTFSFVGYEEIKKVVAELNQTKCSKIYIKEASHTLNEIIISSYLTTGIAKNSDGSIVLTPRKQGVLPGLTEADVLLSTQQLPGIQSPIENASGIHIRGGAPDQNLILFDGIKLYNTSHFFGSISAFNPYVVDNVKVYKNASNVKYGNHVSGVIDIETMSDIPSQISAGAGFNFTNADVNTSFPIGEKLGVQFSFRRSISDLLDTPTFDKLSQKVFQNTVLDEGKVLAEEQPFIEDENNFSFLDFNTKVIFKPNDNNTISLQQIRVKNDLKYILVNNNENERRFDFIDIQNEGYGITWDKIWSANFSQKTNINYTNYKLFYDGNKKRDNFIYNLTTKNNEIKEVSFSTIFNQKLNDISALNFGYQFTNSNISYRLVQENDGFSNLLNEDRKSNNQQTLLAEYVLSKDKKYNVNVGVRASYMPLLDKTFFEPRLYGRLRLFPSFWINASAEMKQQYTSKIIEFFTSDFGLENELWAISNGVEIPVLKSKQVTFGVLFDKKGWLIDAEAYFREIDGLTTLATGFDNTNGEEIFNGSARVIGADFLIKKKWTNNFSSWVSYTIGENESDFSGFNEGGKFNGNFNISNAVYVAQQMKFGNFEMSLGWTFRSGLPFSDIVDSGFNDDQIRLQRLANINGRTLPNFHRLDASASYDFYWSKKRKVKSKIGVSFINIYDRKNILRRSYEKEFVVDPNTSEQTDGITTVDTFSLGFTPNVVFRVQF; this is encoded by the coding sequence ATGATTAAAGCGCGAGTATCCCTAATTTTCGTTCTATTTTCTCTATTTCTTTTTGCTCAGAAAGAAAAAGAAGTACCGTTATTAAAGGTTTTAAATTCTATAGAGAAAAACTTCAATATTAAATTTTCATTTTCTGAAGAAGTTATAAAAAATAAGTCAATAAAGCTTAATGATAAACAAGAGTTATTGTCAGTTATAATTAGTCAAATAGAAAGCCGAACAGGATTAGAAGTAAAAAAAATAAATGATCGATATTATACAATAACACAAAAAACAGATAACATAAAAATTTGTGGGTATATTTTCGACGAAAAAAGTAATACAGCATTAGCAGATGCTGCCGTATTTACGAAAACTAAAGGTGTAGGTACAGATACAAAAGGGTATTTTGAGTTGAAAGGTTTAAAAGCAAAAGACACAGTCACATTTTCTTTTGTTGGTTATGAGGAGATTAAAAAAGTAGTAGCAGAGTTAAATCAAACTAAGTGCTCTAAGATTTATATAAAGGAAGCTTCTCACACATTAAATGAAATCATTATTTCTAGTTATCTTACAACGGGTATAGCAAAAAATAGTGATGGTTCGATTGTTTTAACACCCAGAAAACAAGGAGTTCTGCCTGGGTTAACAGAAGCTGATGTTTTATTAAGTACACAACAATTACCAGGAATTCAGAGTCCTATTGAAAATGCATCAGGAATTCATATTCGGGGAGGAGCACCAGATCAAAATCTAATTTTATTTGATGGAATTAAATTGTATAATACATCACATTTTTTTGGTTCTATTTCAGCGTTTAATCCTTACGTGGTAGATAATGTAAAAGTGTACAAAAATGCTTCGAATGTTAAATATGGAAATCATGTTTCTGGAGTTATTGATATTGAAACCATGTCGGATATACCAAGCCAAATAAGTGCAGGAGCAGGATTTAATTTTACAAATGCAGATGTAAATACCTCTTTTCCAATAGGTGAAAAATTAGGAGTGCAGTTTTCATTTAGAAGATCTATTTCTGATTTGTTGGATACACCAACGTTTGATAAACTTTCACAGAAAGTATTTCAAAACACAGTTTTAGATGAAGGAAAAGTATTAGCGGAGGAACAACCATTTATAGAAGATGAAAATAACTTCAGTTTTCTAGATTTTAATACCAAAGTTATTTTTAAACCTAATGATAATAATACTATTTCGCTACAACAGATACGTGTAAAAAATGATTTGAAGTATATTTTGGTGAATAATAATGAAAACGAACGACGTTTTGATTTTATTGATATTCAAAATGAAGGATACGGTATCACTTGGGATAAAATCTGGAGTGCCAATTTCTCTCAAAAAACAAACATAAATTATACAAATTACAAATTGTTTTACGATGGAAATAAAAAGCGAGATAATTTCATTTATAATTTGACAACTAAAAATAATGAAATAAAAGAAGTGTCATTTAGTACAATATTTAATCAAAAATTAAACGACATAAGTGCATTAAATTTTGGCTATCAATTTACAAATAGTAACATATCTTATCGCTTGGTACAAGAAAATGACGGTTTTTCAAATTTACTTAATGAAGACAGAAAGTCTAATAATCAGCAAACACTTTTGGCAGAATATGTATTAAGTAAAGATAAAAAGTACAATGTAAATGTTGGTGTAAGAGCAAGCTACATGCCTTTACTAGATAAAACTTTTTTTGAACCTAGATTATATGGAAGATTACGTCTTTTTCCATCATTTTGGATAAATGCTTCCGCAGAAATGAAGCAACAATATACTAGTAAAATTATAGAGTTTTTTACTTCAGATTTTGGGTTAGAGAATGAGTTATGGGCAATTTCAAATGGTGTTGAAATACCTGTTCTAAAAAGTAAACAAGTAACTTTTGGTGTGTTGTTTGATAAAAAAGGTTGGCTAATAGATGCAGAAGCTTATTTTAGAGAAATTGACGGATTAACAACACTTGCCACAGGTTTTGATAATACTAATGGAGAAGAAATATTTAATGGAAGTGCTAGGGTAATTGGAGCTGATTTTCTAATTAAGAAAAAATGGACAAATAATTTTAGTTCTTGGGTAAGTTATACCATTGGTGAAAATGAATCTGATTTCTCTGGATTTAACGAAGGAGGTAAGTTTAATGGTAATTTTAATATTTCTAATGCAGTATATGTAGCACAACAAATGAAATTTGGGAATTTTGAAATGTCACTCGGATGGACTTTTAGATCGGGCTTGCCATTTAGTGATATTGTAGACTCTGGATTTAACGATGATCAAATAAGATTGCAAAGATTAGCGAATATAAATGGAAGAACTTTACCTAATTTCCACCGTTTAGATGCGTCGGCTTCATATGATTTTTATTGGAGTAAAAAACGTAAAGTGAAATCAAAAATAGGAGTTTCTTTTATTAACATTTACGACAGAAAAAATATTTTAAGAAGATCGTACGAGAAAGAATTTGTAGTAGATCCAAATACATCAGAACAAACTGATGGAATAACCACGGTAGATACTTTTTCTTTAGGTTTTACTCCAAATGTGGTGTTTAGGGTTCAATTTTAG
- a CDS encoding RNA polymerase sigma factor — MEVGDKSLCDSKVFEQVYKTNATALRNFVYYKCGDIDVAEDIIQDCFMTIWKKCSTIVFKTVKSLLFTMASNAFLNMVKHKKIVLEHQKLNKNINDRTNENPEFLLEEQEFLKKLESAIAELPEKEREVFLLNRIDKKKYREIADLLNISIKTVEKRMSKALKQLRNQIEGI; from the coding sequence ATGGAAGTAGGAGATAAATCATTATGTGATTCGAAGGTGTTCGAACAAGTATATAAAACGAATGCAACAGCATTACGAAATTTTGTGTATTACAAATGCGGAGATATTGATGTAGCTGAAGATATAATACAGGATTGTTTTATGACAATATGGAAAAAATGTTCAACTATAGTATTTAAAACAGTAAAATCTTTATTGTTTACTATGGCATCTAACGCTTTTTTAAACATGGTAAAGCATAAAAAAATAGTCTTAGAACATCAAAAATTAAATAAAAATATAAATGATCGTACTAATGAGAATCCAGAGTTTTTGTTAGAAGAGCAAGAGTTTTTAAAAAAGTTAGAATCAGCTATAGCCGAATTACCAGAGAAAGAAAGAGAAGTTTTTCTTTTAAATAGAATAGACAAGAAAAAATATAGAGAGATAGCAGATTTACTTAACATATCTATCAAAACTGTTGAAAAAAGAATGAGTAAAGCATTGAAGCAATTAAGAAATCAAATAGAAGGTATTTAG
- a CDS encoding TonB-dependent receptor has translation MKNFKNLLLVSLLFVATAVLGQGVTSSSASGKITDDTGEPLPGANVLLVHTPSGTKYGASTDLDGFFRVSNMRTGGPYKLTVSFVGFQTIEKQGIYLRLGGAEVFNLKLSEEANALQEVVVTASSGSKDGSETKVSRKQIASLPTISRSIADFARLTPQAQISGDNTISIAGQNNRFNAIYLDGAVNNDVFGLAASGTNGGQTGVNPISLDAIDQFQINIAPFDVKQSGFAGGSINAITRSGTNKVQASAYSFFRNESLAGKTPVDIAGDNPREKLAEFTALTYGARIGGAIKEDKLFYFVNYERQEDETPRTFFIDNYTGDSDALDIANLAQFIATNYNYNVGGVQDAISSLKSHKLIAKLDWNINDDHKLSLKHSFVKGINNRANASSISSINFSNGNQIFESITNTSTLELNSRFGNKYSNNLVLGYTSVNDDRGFNGNPFPNVSIRDGRGRINFGSEPFSTANLLETRIFTLTDNFEIYSGAHKFTIGTHNEFSSVNNVFFGRNFGAYEFASVSDFITNQPAIRYRLGYSLIGGNGDTSEGSAQFNSMQLGGYVQDEVTFSDRLKVTAGLRFDIPVWEDGRVNEDFNTRTVSLLRAAGKNLQGARVGQGIKSKLHISPRLGFTWDVNGDRKTKIRGGIGIFTSRVPLVWPGGAYNNNGVTSGRIDNQSRFGDFIPAFNPDVNSQFKDPAPGAGATGGIVDLFAADFMLPQVFKTNIAIDQKLPAGFAISADLILNDNIRAVAYENLNLGDALFTTTGPGGGIPNFGRQRIDNTYQEVLLASNTTEGKSWNFSTTLSKNYYSDFIDVRGQLSYSFGDSDVLNDGTSSQNISQWSRMENVRGANNLDVSRSDFAQGHRLVGNASIDFKWNDWNKTTLGFFYDAGEGNVFSYVYNDRGALTADTGNSNTLAYIPKDENDIILVDDGSFTAAEQWTALNAFIEGNDYLRSRRGQFAERNGDRARWSHVVDLKFAHEFSLKGKNNHSIELTADIFNFTNLLNKNWGKRYFSGSFNSVRLLNFEDFLPDGTTPTFTYNPRAETDLNRSDDAGLNSSRWQMQLGIRYKFN, from the coding sequence ATGAAAAATTTCAAAAATTTACTACTAGTATCTTTACTGTTTGTGGCTACAGCAGTATTAGGTCAAGGTGTAACTTCTTCTTCTGCGTCGGGTAAAATTACCGACGATACAGGAGAACCGTTACCAGGTGCAAACGTACTTTTAGTACACACACCATCAGGAACAAAGTATGGTGCTTCTACAGATTTAGATGGATTCTTTAGAGTTTCTAACATGAGAACAGGTGGGCCATATAAGTTAACTGTTTCTTTTGTTGGTTTTCAAACTATTGAAAAACAAGGGATTTATTTAAGATTAGGTGGAGCAGAAGTTTTTAATTTAAAGCTTTCAGAGGAAGCAAATGCTTTACAGGAAGTAGTTGTAACAGCTTCTTCTGGTTCTAAAGATGGTTCTGAAACAAAAGTTTCACGTAAGCAAATAGCATCTTTACCAACAATTTCAAGATCTATAGCTGATTTTGCTAGACTTACTCCTCAAGCACAGATTAGTGGAGATAATACTATTTCAATTGCTGGACAGAACAACAGATTTAATGCTATTTATCTTGATGGTGCTGTTAACAATGATGTTTTTGGTTTAGCTGCTTCAGGAACAAATGGAGGACAAACTGGTGTAAATCCGATATCTTTAGATGCAATTGATCAGTTTCAAATTAATATAGCTCCATTTGATGTAAAGCAATCAGGATTTGCTGGTGGATCTATAAATGCGATTACGAGATCAGGTACTAACAAAGTACAAGCTTCTGCATATTCATTTTTTAGAAACGAAAGCTTAGCAGGAAAGACACCTGTTGATATCGCTGGAGATAACCCTAGAGAAAAGCTTGCTGAATTTACAGCGTTAACTTACGGAGCTAGAATCGGAGGAGCTATAAAAGAAGATAAGTTATTCTATTTTGTGAATTATGAAAGACAAGAAGATGAAACACCAAGAACTTTCTTTATAGATAATTATACAGGAGATTCTGATGCTTTAGATATTGCTAATTTAGCTCAGTTCATTGCAACAAACTACAATTATAATGTTGGTGGAGTACAAGATGCTATTTCTTCTTTAAAGAGTCATAAATTAATTGCTAAGTTAGACTGGAATATTAATGATGATCACAAATTATCTTTAAAGCATTCATTTGTAAAAGGTATTAACAACAGAGCAAATGCTTCATCAATTTCATCTATTAATTTCTCAAATGGAAATCAAATATTCGAATCTATAACTAACACAAGTACGTTAGAATTAAATTCTAGATTTGGAAATAAATATTCTAATAATTTAGTTTTAGGTTACACATCTGTAAACGATGATAGAGGTTTTAATGGAAACCCATTTCCAAATGTTAGTATTCGTGATGGTAGAGGTCGTATAAATTTTGGTTCTGAACCATTTTCAACAGCGAATCTTTTAGAAACAAGAATTTTCACATTAACAGATAACTTTGAAATTTATTCAGGAGCTCATAAGTTTACTATTGGTACTCACAATGAATTTTCTAGTGTTAACAATGTTTTCTTTGGAAGAAATTTTGGTGCTTATGAATTTGCTAGTGTGAGTGATTTTATTACTAATCAACCAGCAATAAGATACCGTTTAGGTTATTCATTAATTGGAGGAAATGGAGATACTTCAGAAGGTTCTGCACAGTTTAATTCAATGCAGTTAGGTGGTTATGTACAAGATGAAGTTACTTTTTCAGACAGATTAAAAGTAACTGCAGGTTTACGTTTCGATATTCCAGTATGGGAAGATGGTAGAGTAAATGAAGATTTTAATACAAGAACAGTAAGTTTATTAAGAGCTGCTGGTAAAAATCTACAAGGAGCTAGAGTTGGTCAAGGTATAAAATCTAAATTACATATTTCTCCTAGACTTGGTTTTACTTGGGATGTTAATGGAGACAGAAAAACTAAAATTAGAGGTGGTATAGGTATATTCACATCTAGAGTTCCTTTAGTATGGCCAGGAGGAGCTTATAATAACAATGGGGTTACTTCAGGAAGAATTGATAATCAATCTAGATTTGGAGATTTTATACCTGCTTTCAATCCAGATGTTAACTCACAATTCAAAGATCCAGCACCTGGAGCTGGAGCTACTGGAGGTATAGTTGATTTATTTGCTGCTGATTTTATGTTACCACAAGTATTTAAAACTAATATTGCGATTGATCAGAAATTACCAGCCGGTTTTGCTATTTCTGCAGATCTTATCTTAAACGATAATATTAGAGCTGTAGCATATGAAAACTTAAATTTAGGTGATGCTCTGTTTACTACTACAGGACCTGGTGGAGGTATACCAAACTTTGGTCGTCAAAGAATAGATAACACTTATCAAGAAGTTCTTTTAGCTTCAAATACAACAGAAGGTAAATCATGGAATTTCTCAACTACATTAAGTAAGAACTACTATTCAGATTTCATAGATGTTAGAGGGCAACTTTCTTATTCTTTTGGAGATTCTGATGTATTAAACGACGGAACTTCTTCTCAAAATATTTCTCAATGGTCGAGAATGGAAAATGTTAGAGGGGCTAATAATTTAGATGTATCTAGATCTGATTTTGCACAAGGTCATAGATTAGTAGGTAATGCTTCTATAGATTTTAAGTGGAATGATTGGAATAAAACTACATTAGGATTCTTCTATGATGCAGGTGAAGGTAACGTTTTTAGTTATGTATATAACGACCGTGGAGCATTAACAGCAGATACAGGGAACTCTAACACTCTTGCTTATATTCCTAAAGACGAAAATGATATCATTTTAGTAGACGATGGTTCTTTTACAGCTGCTGAACAATGGACAGCTTTAAATGCTTTTATTGAAGGTAATGATTATTTAAGATCTAGAAGAGGGCAGTTTGCTGAAAGAAATGGTGATAGAGCTAGATGGAGTCATGTTGTTGATTTAAAGTTTGCTCACGAGTTTTCTTTAAAAGGAAAGAATAACCATTCAATCGAATTAACAGCAGATATCTTTAACTTTACAAACTTATTAAATAAGAACTGGGGTAAAAGATACTTTTCAGGAAGTTTTAACTCCGTGAGATTATTAAACTTTGAAGATTTTTTACCTGACGGAACAACTCCAACATTTACTTATAATCCTAGAGCGGAAACTGATTTAAACAGATCTGACGATGCAGGATTAAATTCGTCAAGATGGCAAATGCAATTAGGTATTAGATATAAATTTAACTAA
- a CDS encoding DUF3108 domain-containing protein — protein sequence MRKSIIFLLFINIVFTSFSQDRSSPAFQGGEWLQYRMSYSGFLKAGTATLSLQETELGGEKVLHAIGEGKTAAVVGWFFKVEDKYESYFKASEVKPLLFKRKINEGGYKKDKQITFDHNKNTARVQDFLKKKDSTYAVSGPQDMISTFYFLRSHDTKNLKAGDEIDVSMFFDEKSYPFKLHCLGFETIKTKFGKIKTQKFRPLVQAGRVFKAEESVTIWITADENKIPIKMKASLAVGSLRAELEAYKGLANPFEVVYD from the coding sequence ATGAGAAAGTCGATAATTTTTTTATTGTTTATCAATATAGTATTTACAAGTTTTTCCCAAGATAGATCTTCACCAGCTTTTCAAGGTGGAGAATGGTTACAATATAGAATGAGTTATAGTGGTTTTTTAAAAGCAGGAACAGCTACATTGTCATTACAAGAAACCGAGCTGGGAGGAGAAAAAGTACTTCATGCTATTGGAGAGGGAAAAACAGCTGCCGTAGTTGGTTGGTTTTTTAAAGTAGAAGACAAATACGAAAGTTACTTCAAAGCTTCAGAAGTAAAACCTTTGTTGTTTAAAAGAAAAATCAACGAAGGAGGTTACAAAAAAGATAAGCAAATTACTTTCGATCATAATAAAAATACAGCTCGAGTACAAGATTTTCTTAAAAAGAAAGATAGTACATATGCTGTAAGTGGTCCGCAAGATATGATTTCAACATTTTACTTTTTAAGAAGTCATGATACTAAAAATCTTAAAGCAGGTGATGAGATTGATGTATCTATGTTTTTTGATGAGAAATCTTATCCATTCAAACTACACTGTTTAGGTTTCGAAACAATCAAAACTAAATTCGGTAAAATTAAAACTCAAAAATTCAGACCATTAGTACAAGCAGGAAGAGTTTTTAAAGCAGAAGAGAGTGTAACCATTTGGATTACTGCAGATGAAAATAAAATTCCAATTAAAATGAAAGCTTCTTTAGCAGTTGGGTCTTTAAGAGCAGAGTTAGAGGCTTACAAAGGTTTAGCTAATCCGTTTGAAGTTGTTTATGACTAA
- a CDS encoding FecR family protein — MENQEFEILLNKFIEGKISSEELLVLENSEEFSTYKKILDSSAEFSTPYVDNDESFNAFMEKTKFNEKEQKPVRKLNRYYVISGVAASLLFLFGLFQLFNTNQTYSTGFGEQLAVLLPDNSEVVLNSDSYLEFNKKDWKKNRKLNLKGEAYFKVNKGSKFEVITPEGSVTVLGTQFNVNQHKNFLEVHCFEGKVRVARNEKKFILTQGDAVRQIGNAAFESWNFSEVSPTWKSFESSFKNTPLRFVVQSLIKTYGATVISNNIDLDKRFSGSFPTNDLEIALKTITTSMNLTYNLEEGKKVTLRSKE, encoded by the coding sequence ATGGAAAATCAAGAATTTGAAATATTGTTAAATAAGTTTATAGAAGGGAAAATTTCTTCCGAAGAACTTTTAGTATTAGAGAATTCAGAAGAGTTTTCTACATACAAAAAAATACTAGATTCTTCTGCAGAGTTTTCAACTCCTTATGTTGATAATGATGAGTCATTTAATGCTTTTATGGAGAAAACCAAGTTTAATGAAAAAGAGCAAAAACCAGTACGAAAATTAAATAGATATTATGTAATTAGTGGAGTAGCTGCGTCATTGTTGTTTTTATTTGGTTTATTTCAACTATTCAATACAAATCAAACATATTCTACTGGTTTTGGAGAGCAATTAGCCGTTTTATTACCAGACAATTCAGAAGTAGTTTTAAACTCAGATTCATATTTAGAGTTCAATAAGAAGGATTGGAAAAAAAATAGAAAGTTAAATCTTAAAGGAGAAGCATACTTTAAAGTGAATAAAGGAAGTAAATTTGAAGTAATAACTCCTGAAGGATCAGTAACTGTTTTAGGAACTCAATTTAATGTTAACCAGCATAAAAATTTTTTAGAAGTGCATTGTTTTGAAGGAAAAGTACGTGTGGCTAGAAATGAAAAAAAGTTTATTTTAACTCAAGGAGATGCAGTTCGTCAAATTGGAAATGCTGCATTCGAAAGCTGGAATTTTTCTGAAGTTTCTCCAACTTGGAAGAGTTTTGAAAGTAGTTTTAAAAACACGCCATTACGATTTGTGGTACAAAGTTTAATTAAAACTTATGGAGCTACTGTAATTTCAAATAATATTGATTTAGATAAACGTTTTTCTGGTAGTTTTCCAACAAATGATCTAGAAATAGCATTAAAAACAATTACCACTTCTATGAATTTAACTTACAATTTAGAAGAAGGTAAAAAAGTAACATTACGATCTAAAGAGTAA
- a CDS encoding peptidoglycan DD-metalloendopeptidase family protein: MKSNYYSCIFLIIIFLSISCKKEKEEELPEEVIEVKEPEPVIEYGFNIDNYTVINDTIKSGESFGIILDRHHVFYPKINAISTKIKDTFDVRKVRAGKPYTILASKDTTQTAQVFIYKHNRIESTVINFKDSIIEAYTYKEPVKVVEREVSGRIIDNFSQALDTLGYGSTLANEVADIYSWTVDFYRLQKDDTFKLIFEQKFINDTVPVGYGKVKAAVFNHKGNELYAYRYVVDSIKGDVDYYDDEAGLLRRQFLKSPIKFQYRISSRYNLRRRIALYGNKVRPHRGTDFAAAYGTPIMTTASGTVVESARRGGNGNYVKVKHNSTYTTQYLHMKRRKVRVGEYVKQGDIIGWVGMTGNTSGPHVCYRFWKNGKQVDPFRQKLPTAKPMVDSLKPKYFEFINPLKEQLNKIPLPVIEDVLETEELEKTEEDKTIAKN; the protein is encoded by the coding sequence GTGAAGTCTAACTATTATTCATGCATTTTTTTAATCATTATTTTTTTATCAATTTCTTGTAAGAAAGAAAAAGAAGAAGAACTACCAGAAGAGGTTATAGAAGTTAAAGAACCAGAGCCAGTTATTGAATATGGTTTTAATATCGATAATTACACTGTAATTAATGATACCATAAAAAGCGGAGAAAGTTTTGGAATAATTTTAGATCGTCATCATGTTTTTTATCCAAAAATTAATGCAATCTCAACTAAAATTAAAGATACTTTCGACGTTAGAAAAGTAAGAGCAGGAAAGCCTTATACAATTTTAGCATCAAAAGATACTACCCAAACAGCACAAGTTTTTATTTACAAGCACAACAGAATAGAGTCTACAGTAATTAATTTTAAAGATTCTATAATTGAAGCTTACACGTATAAAGAACCGGTTAAAGTTGTAGAAAGAGAAGTTTCTGGTAGAATTATAGATAATTTTTCTCAGGCTTTAGATACTTTAGGTTACGGTTCAACTTTGGCTAATGAAGTAGCTGATATTTATTCTTGGACGGTAGATTTTTATAGACTTCAAAAAGATGATACATTCAAACTAATATTTGAACAGAAATTTATAAATGACACTGTTCCTGTTGGATATGGAAAGGTAAAAGCAGCAGTATTTAATCATAAAGGAAATGAGTTGTATGCATATCGTTATGTAGTAGATTCTATAAAAGGAGATGTAGATTACTATGATGATGAGGCTGGATTATTAAGAAGACAGTTTTTAAAATCACCAATAAAATTCCAATATCGAATTTCTTCAAGATATAATTTAAGAAGGCGAATAGCCTTATATGGAAATAAAGTAAGACCTCACCGAGGAACAGACTTTGCTGCCGCTTATGGAACTCCAATTATGACAACCGCAAGTGGAACTGTAGTAGAATCTGCAAGAAGAGGAGGAAATGGAAATTATGTGAAAGTAAAACATAATAGTACCTATACTACTCAATATTTACATATGAAAAGACGTAAAGTTCGTGTTGGAGAGTATGTAAAACAAGGAGATATTATTGGTTGGGTTGGAATGACAGGAAATACAAGTGGTCCTCATGTGTGTTATCGATTCTGGAAGAATGGAAAACAAGTAGATCCTTTCCGTCAAAAACTTCCTACTGCTAAACCAATGGTAGATAGCCTTAAACCAAAATATTTTGAGTTTATAAATCCGTTAAAAGAACAACTAAATAAAATTCCTTTACCTGTTATTGAAGATGTTTTAGAAACAGAAGAATTAGAAAAAACAGAAGAGGATAAAACTATCGCTAAAAATTAA
- the pgi gene encoding glucose-6-phosphate isomerase gives MALKNYNPTQTETWKKLTDHFEVSKNLNLKELFRTDANRKENFSVTVNDLEVDFSKNRITKETLDLLVELANEVELKDAIEKYFTGETINVTEGRAVLHTALRSTSEEPVLVDGKDIKPKVQTALRKIRAFSNKVISGKWKGYSGKSITDVVNIGIGGSDLGPDMIVEGLKFYKNKLNTHFVSNVDGDHVSEVLKKLNPETTLFVIVSKTFTTQETISNANTIKNWFLKSGSIFDVAKHFVAVSTNLDAVYDFGIDKNNVFPMWNWVGGRFSLWSAVGLSISLAVGFDNFRELLNGAEEMDIHFRTTEFDENIPVILALLSVWYNNFYGAETEAILPYTQYLSKLPDYLQQAVMESNGKGIDRDGNEITYQTGTIVWGSTGTNMQHAFMQLVHQGTKLIPTDFIGFKESLHGLEDHHNKLMANYNAQMEALAFGKTKEEVHLELKASGNMEKINSLLPYKVFSGNRPSNGILFDKLTPSSLGKLVSLYEHKIFVQGIIWNIYSYDQFGVELGKELAKKFLKK, from the coding sequence ATGGCTTTGAAGAACTATAATCCAACACAAACTGAAACTTGGAAAAAATTAACAGATCATTTTGAAGTATCAAAAAACTTAAACTTAAAAGAATTATTTAGGACTGATGCGAATAGAAAAGAAAATTTTTCTGTTACAGTTAATGATTTAGAAGTTGATTTTTCTAAGAATAGAATTACAAAAGAAACTTTAGATTTACTAGTAGAATTAGCTAATGAGGTTGAATTAAAGGATGCGATTGAAAAATATTTTACTGGAGAAACAATAAACGTTACAGAAGGTAGAGCAGTACTACATACAGCACTAAGAAGTACTTCTGAAGAGCCAGTTTTAGTCGATGGGAAAGATATTAAGCCAAAAGTTCAAACCGCATTAAGAAAAATTAGAGCTTTTAGTAATAAAGTAATTTCTGGAAAGTGGAAAGGATACTCAGGAAAGTCTATCACTGATGTTGTCAACATTGGTATTGGAGGGTCAGATTTAGGTCCAGATATGATTGTTGAAGGATTAAAGTTTTACAAGAATAAATTAAATACACACTTTGTTTCTAATGTTGATGGAGATCATGTTTCAGAAGTATTAAAGAAATTAAACCCAGAAACAACGCTCTTTGTAATTGTATCAAAAACATTTACAACTCAAGAAACAATTAGTAATGCGAATACAATTAAAAATTGGTTTTTAAAATCAGGATCAATTTTCGATGTAGCTAAACATTTTGTTGCTGTATCTACAAACTTAGATGCAGTTTATGATTTTGGTATTGATAAAAATAATGTTTTTCCAATGTGGAATTGGGTTGGAGGAAGATTCTCTTTATGGTCTGCAGTAGGTTTATCAATAAGTTTAGCTGTAGGATTTGATAATTTTAGAGAATTATTAAACGGAGCAGAAGAAATGGATATCCATTTCAGAACTACTGAGTTTGATGAAAATATACCAGTAATTTTAGCATTGTTAAGCGTTTGGTATAACAATTTCTATGGAGCAGAAACCGAAGCGATTTTACCATATACACAATACTTATCAAAACTTCCAGATTATCTTCAGCAAGCTGTTATGGAGAGTAACGGAAAAGGAATTGATAGAGATGGAAATGAAATCACTTATCAAACAGGAACAATTGTTTGGGGAAGTACAGGTACAAATATGCAACATGCATTCATGCAGTTAGTACATCAAGGAACAAAGTTAATACCAACAGATTTTATTGGATTTAAAGAATCGTTACACGGTTTAGAAGATCATCACAATAAATTAATGGCAAACTACAATGCCCAAATGGAAGCACTAGCTTTTGGTAAAACAAAAGAAGAAGTTCATTTAGAATTAAAAGCTTCTGGAAACATGGAAAAAATTAACTCTTTATTACCTTATAAAGTATTTTCAGGAAATAGACCGAGTAATGGAATTTTATTTGACAAATTAACTCCTAGCTCTTTAGGAAAATTAGTTTCTCTCTATGAACATAAGATTTTTGTACAAGGTATCATATGGAATATATACTCTTACGATCAATTTGGAGTAGAATTAGGGAAAGAACTAGCTAAAAAATTCTTAAAAAAATAG